From Seriola aureovittata isolate HTS-2021-v1 ecotype China chromosome 16, ASM2101889v1, whole genome shotgun sequence, one genomic window encodes:
- the psmb4 gene encoding proteasome subunit beta type-4, with protein MLLTCHVPQLSIGASFIAESFSSFEQVAVKLHPVTSNQLVKKTLCRNFPQIFNMECGLKLNFWEDGPKPGQFYSFPGGSSSSGPGTACGPVRHTLNPMVTGTSVLGVKFTGGVIIAADMLGSYGSLARFRNISRLMKVNSNTILGASGDYADYQYLKQVIEQMVIDEELLGDGHSYSPKAVHSWLTRVMYNRRSRMNPLWNTVVIGGFYNGESFLGYVDKLGVAYEAPTVATGFGAYLAQPLMREVLENKVEITKQEARDLVERCLKVLYYRDARSYNRHEIAIVTEEGVEIIGPLSSETNWDIAHMVSGFE; from the exons ATGTTATTGACATGTCATGTCCCTCAACTATCAATTGGTGCATCCTTCATTGCTGAGTCATTTTCGTCATTTGAg CAGGTGGCAGTAAAGCTCCACCCCGTGACGTCTAACCAGCTCGTCAAGAAGACGCTGTGTCGTAACTTCCCCCAGATATTCAACATGGAGTGCGGTCTGAAGCTCAACTTCTGGGAAGACGGACCAAAGCCCGGGCAATTTTATTCTTTCCccggtggcagcagcagcagtggaccGGGAACAGCATGCGGGCcggtcagacacacact TAACCCAATGGTCACCGGGACGTCGGTGCTCGGTGTGAAGTTCACCGGCGGCGTCATCATCGCGGCAGACATGTTAGGATCGTACGGCTCTCTGGCTCGATTCAGGAACATCTCCCGCCTCATGAAG GTGAACAGCAACACCATCCTTGGAGCTTCAGGAGACTACGCCGACTACCAGTATCTCAAACAGGTCATCGAACAGATGGT gaTCGATGAGGAGCTGCTGGGTGATGGTCACAGCTACAGTCCGAAGGCGGTCCACTCTTGGCTGACCAGAGTGATGTACAACCGTCGCAGCAGGATGAATCCTCTGTGGAACACCGTGGTGATTGGAGGTTTCTACAATGGAGAGAG TTTCCTCGGTTATGTGGACAAGCTGGGTGTGGCCTATGAGGCTCCCACAGTGGCCACTGGCTTTGGAGCATACTTGGCTCAG cctCTGATGAGGGAGGTGTTGGAGAACAAGGTGGAGATCACTAAGCAGGAGGCTCGGGACCTGGTGGAGCGCTGCCTCAAAGTGCTTTACTACAGAGACGCTCGTTCCTACAACAGG CATGAGATTGCCATAGTAACAGAGGAGGGCGTGGAGATCATTGGTCCTCTGTCTTCTGAAACCAACTGGGACATCGCTCATATGGTCAG cggGTTTGAATGA
- the rfx5 gene encoding DNA-binding protein RFX5, which produces MSEDQRHPRAEASRRGEGSLEAGEGDTEPSMLLQKLKNNISKSVQTKVDQILQDVQRFSDNDKLYLYLQLPSGPSSGDKSGGDSSSFNTADQLHTCNWIRSHLEEHSDTCLPKQDVYETYKRYCENLQHRPLSAANFGKIIRDIFPNIKARRLGGRGQSKYCYSGIRRKTVLNMPLLPNLDLKNDPAELTELVQTYKQEVTEAACELICDWAQKILKRSFDTVVEIARYLIQEHIVNPRCSQAELVTSAALAGGPAKPHKVIKKTPVISKAEGDGAADQKKELGDSSTLSSLKPSSGDKSSAAKPSALDTPPPSSSSSSLRPAVEAFMKQLPRILPRSSIPDKTQLSVRSSPPSLAPKDASGVGGASGPGGPAAAAAASGGGVKVIAMATLPQQQGGPVPLMILPQSCLSYEREKVVPPPPPPPPPQQHHAPAAPTSVVQKVRGNANKRPLEVVTSGGASGVSSGSAANAPPVKRKRGRPRKPRPEDALPAPPPPAAAALPPPPPPPAPPSHPPIITSLTGGVIQKASSSASSSSQPVLELVIQDQSGLVLSQLPAVSEHRGVVVQCQTSGAAEPDRHSRPLLLLQSPGNPSWELAASGRTPKVEVIQKAPRPSNNNSSTTPPPAAHLHPPPPPVPLPTVHEERGEVEITLTPMELYINPLMPPSTSISSSSSAAPAPSSSTSSTTVVMSEEEDGGEGSSTSSKREGH; this is translated from the exons ATGTCGGAGGACCAGCGGCACCCACGGGCTGAAGCCTCCCGTCGGGGGGAGGGCAGTCTGGAGGCAGGGGAGGGCGACACTGAGCCCAGCATGCTCCTACAGAAACTCAAGAACAACATCTC TAAGAGTGTTCAGACCAAAGTGGATCAGATCCTG CAAGACGTTCAGCGTTTCTCTGACAATGACAAGCTGTACCTGTACCTCCAGCTGCCCTCTGGACCCAGCTCTGGAGACAAGAG tggtggTGACTCCAGCTCCTTCAACACTGCCGACCAGCTTCACACCTGTAATTGGATCCGCAGTCACCTGGAAGAACACTCAGACACCTGCCTGCCCAAACAGGACGTCTATGAGACATACAA GAGATACTGCGAGAACCTGCAGCATCGTCCTCTGAGCGCCGCCAACTTCGGGAAGATCATCAGAGACATTTTCCCCAACATCAAAGCCCGGCGGCTTGGAGGCAGAGGACAGTCCAA GTACTGTTACAGCGGCATCAGGAGGAAGACAGTCCTCAACATGCCTCTGTTGCCCAACCTGGACCTGAAGAATGACCcg GCGGAGCTGACCGAGCTGGTCCAGACctacaaacaggaagtgacagaggCGGCGTGCGAGCTGATCTGTGATTGGGCACAGAAGATCCTGAAGCGTTCCTTCGACACGGTGGTGGAGATCGCTCGTTACCTGATCCAGGAGCATATTGTCAACCCTCGCTGCAGCCAGGCCGAGCTGGTCACCTCCGCAGCACTCGCAG gAGGTCCAGCCAAACCCCACAAGGTCATCAAGAAGACGCCGGTCATCTCTAAAGCTGAGGGTGATGGAGCTGCAGATCAGAAG aagGAGCTCGGAGACTCGTCCACCTTGTCTTCACTGAAGCCGTCATCTGGAGACAAATCATCAGCAGCCAAACCCTCCGCCCTGgacactcctcctccctcttcctcctcttcctcactgcgCCCTGCG GTGGAGGCCTTCATGAAGCAGTTACCCAGAATCCTCCCTCGGAGCTCCATCCCTGATAAGACCCAGCTCTCGGTCCGCTCCTCTCCGCCCTCGCTGGCACCCAAAGACGCCTCAGGTGTCGGGGGGGCATCTGGACCTGGAGGTCCGGCTGCAGCCGCTGCCGCTAGCGGGGGTGGGGTGAAGGTCATTGCCATGGCGACGCTGCCCCAGCAGCAGGGCGGGCCAGTCCCATTGATGATCCTGCCTCAGAGCTGCCTGTCCTACGAGAGGGAGAAAGTGGtgccacctccaccaccacctcctcctcctcagcagcatcACGCCCCAGCAGCCCCCACCTCTGTGGTCCAGAAGGTACGAGGGAATGCCAACAAGCGCCCCCTGGAGGTGGTGACATCAGGTGGTGCATCAGGTGTGTCCAGTGGCTCAGCTGCCAATGCTCCTCCGGTGAAACGAAAACGTGGACGACCGAGAAAACCTAGGCCGGAGGACGCCTTGcctgctcctccacctcctgctgctgctgctcttcctcctccgcccccacctcctgcacctccttCACACCCTCCCATCATCACCTCGCTGACCGGCGGTGTCATCCAGAAAGCCTCTTCCTCCGCGTCCTCTTCCTCGCAGCCAGTACTGGAGCTGGTAATTCAGGACCAGTCTGGGCTGGTTCTGAGTCAGCTGCCGGCGGTGTCAGAGCACCGCGGGGTGGTGGTGCAGTGTCAGACGAGCGGGGCAGCAGAACCAGACCGCCACAGCcggccgctgctgctgctccagagtCCAGGGAACCCCAGCTGGGAGCTGGCTGCGTCAGGTCGGACCCCAAAGGTGGAGGTGATCCAGAAAGCTCCGAGACCGAgcaataacaacagcagcaccacccctccacctgcagcacacctccaccctcctcctcctcctgttcccctGCCCACAGTGCATGAGGAGCGGGGGGAGGTGGAGATTACGCTGACGCCAATGGAGCTGTACATCAACCCACTGATGCCTCCTTCcacctccatctcttcctcttcttctgctgctcctgccccctcctcctccacctcctccaccacagtGGTgatgagtgaggaggaggatgggggagAGGGCAGCAGCACCTCCtcaaagagagagggacactAG